In the genome of Xanthobacteraceae bacterium, one region contains:
- a CDS encoding DUF992 domain-containing protein: protein MNRRLLAVFAALAAVFTFAVTPAEARYERVGTLECRVAPNVSFIIGSVRHASCAFYPINRGRVHRYRASIERVGLDVNISAGGVLVWAVHAHNRRLYPGDLRGNYTGASGNITLGLGIGGNVLVGGSRNTVALQPLSGEGNVGVGLSVGVGQLRLH from the coding sequence ATGAACCGTCGTCTACTCGCCGTGTTCGCGGCGCTGGCCGCAGTCTTCACATTCGCGGTCACCCCCGCCGAAGCGCGCTACGAGCGCGTCGGCACGCTGGAATGTCGCGTCGCGCCGAACGTGAGCTTCATCATCGGCTCCGTGCGCCATGCAAGCTGCGCGTTTTATCCGATCAACCGCGGGCGCGTGCATCGCTATCGTGCGTCGATCGAGCGCGTCGGCCTCGACGTGAACATCAGCGCCGGCGGCGTGCTGGTCTGGGCGGTTCACGCCCATAACCGCCGCCTCTATCCGGGTGATCTGCGCGGCAATTACACCGGCGCTTCGGGCAACATTACGCTCGGCCTCGGCATCGGCGGTAACGTGCTGGTCGGCGGCTCGCGCAACACGGTCGCGCTGCAGCCGCTCTCAGGCGAAGGCAACGTAGGCGTCGGCCTTTCAGTCGGTGTCGGCCAGCTTCGCCTGCACTAA